One window from the genome of Candidatus Chlorohelix allophototropha encodes:
- a CDS encoding DUF4256 domain-containing protein, with translation MSNINSNEKELSPEQLEELLSVLKARFEKNMNRHKGLEWAKVQAKLEANIEKLWSLNEMERTGGEPDVVGHDINTGEYIFYDCSEESPKGRRNICYDREALESRKAFKPEETAMDMATAMGIELLTEEQYRELQKLGNFDAKTSSWVKTPSDIRKLGGALFADRRYDNVFVYHNGASSYYAGRAFRGWLRV, from the coding sequence ATGAGCAACATTAATAGCAATGAAAAGGAGTTGTCACCAGAACAACTTGAAGAACTACTCAGTGTATTGAAAGCCCGTTTTGAGAAAAACATGAACCGCCATAAAGGTCTTGAATGGGCTAAAGTACAAGCAAAGCTGGAAGCTAATATTGAAAAACTTTGGTCACTCAACGAGATGGAAAGAACCGGTGGTGAACCGGATGTTGTTGGTCATGATATAAACACGGGCGAATACATCTTTTATGATTGCTCAGAGGAAAGTCCTAAAGGTCGCAGAAATATTTGTTACGACCGTGAAGCGCTGGAGTCAAGGAAGGCATTTAAACCAGAAGAAACCGCTATGGATATGGCAACTGCCATGGGCATTGAGCTTTTAACGGAAGAACAATATCGAGAGTTGCAAAAACTTGGGAATTTCGATGCGAAAACGTCGAGCTGGGTGAAAACACCCTCTGATATTAGAAAACTCGGTGGCGCTCTCTTTGCTGATCGCCGCTATGACAATGTTTTCGTATATCACAACGGTGCGTCCTCTTACTATGCAGGTAGAGCATTCCGTGGCTGGCTAAGGGTCTAA
- a CDS encoding HEAT repeat domain-containing protein, with product MLTCQPIYERLTVLINQSVVAVIQPHIYHGNFMQEINLYLQILNNLTDQKRFLAESLLARLALHLTQNSQNEKTRKQLWIEYTYLPDAIEKNNFSFLDYLTDSNPTLTFERSIEQVGEVFGWALESGFLDSTERLLFFSNPRLQYYFCALGCYQLQIDPTKLRIDGESAKVLEYWQYIDPTLQEKVINTLKQTKDKHFYIAVNILGALLSHKIDKNIMSLITDRTMLGEIRSELIKSFFWINPDTTWIEELFIILSDVSEHKWTRQSAAIAIGKSKSQSSDRLINLYYGSQDPFTRQLAIIGLGQILLPGTVEVFCSALNDSDQKVREKAASFLYQLNSGNKKAWYWDKLLKFIDDSNKYVRIGIVAALTTIFPEESVDLLGSRLINEPGGFINSCIVTHLRVQKAIPYLIKALDDPEKEPVAVEAAYSLQLIGDKQAIPTLYRKLKDKNEDHILRSACASALIVYKDEQLPSVLLAIARKEGYSQWWFELLEAIEEYQLPQFPRELIVEMRSLGYYELEKACEVWGSLQLPESEEYFILLLNEGSEAEKNAALVGLGATRRKEYFEMLKNKYQSGNTSTRIAAVKALKLLGGDEAKNLLEWIKLNDIGEKVRGDQIRYYATAALEELNAEGRT from the coding sequence TTGTTAACATGTCAGCCTATTTATGAAAGGCTCACAGTCCTTATCAATCAGTCCGTGGTGGCGGTCATTCAGCCGCATATCTATCATGGTAATTTTATGCAAGAGATAAATTTGTATCTGCAAATCTTAAATAACTTGACTGATCAAAAGCGCTTTTTGGCGGAATCCCTACTCGCTAGACTTGCGCTACATTTAACACAAAATTCGCAAAATGAGAAAACGAGGAAGCAACTTTGGATTGAATACACTTATTTGCCAGATGCAATTGAGAAGAATAATTTTAGTTTCCTTGATTATTTAACTGATTCTAACCCAACTTTAACATTTGAGCGAAGCATTGAACAGGTTGGAGAAGTATTTGGTTGGGCGTTAGAGTCTGGTTTTTTAGATAGTACTGAGCGTCTGCTTTTCTTCTCAAACCCTAGGCTCCAATATTATTTCTGTGCATTAGGATGTTACCAGTTGCAGATAGATCCAACTAAATTAAGAATAGATGGGGAGTCAGCTAAAGTGTTGGAATATTGGCAATACATTGACCCAACTCTTCAAGAAAAAGTTATAAATACATTAAAACAAACCAAGGACAAACATTTTTATATAGCAGTTAATATTTTGGGAGCTTTACTAAGTCATAAGATAGATAAAAATATTATGAGTCTTATAACAGATAGAACTATGTTAGGAGAGATTAGATCAGAATTAATTAAAAGCTTTTTTTGGATTAACCCTGATACAACGTGGATAGAAGAACTCTTTATAATTTTGAGTGACGTTTCTGAACATAAATGGACTCGACAGTCTGCTGCAATTGCTATTGGAAAATCTAAAAGCCAATCCAGTGATCGGCTGATTAATTTGTATTATGGTAGTCAAGATCCTTTTACTCGTCAATTAGCAATAATTGGACTTGGTCAAATACTTTTACCTGGAACAGTCGAGGTATTCTGCTCAGCGTTAAACGACTCTGATCAAAAGGTTAGAGAGAAAGCTGCTAGTTTTCTATATCAGCTCAACTCAGGTAACAAAAAAGCCTGGTATTGGGACAAGTTGCTGAAATTTATAGACGACTCAAACAAATATGTGAGAATTGGTATTGTAGCAGCGCTGACAACAATCTTTCCTGAAGAAAGCGTTGATTTATTGGGCAGTAGATTAATAAATGAACCTGGGGGATTTATAAACAGCTGTATAGTAACACACTTAAGAGTGCAAAAAGCGATTCCCTATCTGATAAAAGCATTAGATGATCCAGAGAAAGAACCTGTAGCTGTTGAAGCCGCCTATTCATTGCAATTAATTGGCGATAAGCAGGCTATTCCAACCCTATATCGCAAATTAAAGGATAAAAATGAAGATCATATTTTAAGATCTGCTTGTGCATCTGCTTTAATTGTTTATAAGGATGAACAATTACCATCTGTATTACTTGCCATTGCCAGGAAAGAAGGATACTCGCAATGGTGGTTTGAACTACTAGAAGCAATAGAGGAATATCAGCTTCCCCAATTTCCGCGTGAACTAATTGTAGAAATGAGAAGTTTAGGTTATTACGAATTAGAGAAAGCCTGTGAGGTATGGGGGTCTTTGCAACTTCCTGAAAGTGAGGAGTACTTTATTTTGTTATTAAATGAGGGAAGTGAAGCAGAGAAGAATGCAGCATTAGTGGGACTGGGAGCTACAAGAAGAAAAGAGTATTTTGAGATGTTAAAAAATAAGTATCAAAGCGGTAATACTTCTACTCGAATAGCGGCAGTAAAAGCTTTGAAGTTGCTGGGTGGTGATGAAGCTAAAAATTTACTAGAGTGGATAAAACTGAATGATATAGGAGAAAAAGTTCGAGGTGATCAAATCAGATATTATGCCACTGCAGCATTAGAAGAATTAAATGCTGAAGGTAGAACTTAA
- a CDS encoding CBS domain-containing protein, producing MQRQIVVKDIMTQDVIFVTPETQVPDIASLLNKYKISGVPVVDNGKILGIVTEEDLIIRTAIIDTPHVFSLFDSVFYFGKKKEFEKELTSVLATNASELMTAHVLTIDETATVQDLATLMMKKDINPVPVVNAKGELSGIVSRSDIIRLMALEEESGTKE from the coding sequence ATGCAAAGACAGATTGTAGTTAAAGATATAATGACCCAAGATGTAATTTTTGTTACGCCAGAGACACAGGTTCCCGATATAGCCAGTCTCTTAAATAAGTACAAAATCAGCGGTGTTCCGGTGGTAGATAACGGTAAAATTCTCGGTATTGTTACCGAAGAAGATTTAATCATTCGCACCGCAATTATAGACACGCCGCATGTCTTTAGCCTATTTGACTCGGTCTTTTATTTCGGCAAGAAAAAAGAATTCGAGAAAGAGTTGACCAGCGTATTGGCAACTAACGCCAGCGAGTTGATGACCGCTCATGTGTTGACTATTGATGAAACTGCCACAGTGCAGGACTTAGCCACCTTGATGATGAAGAAAGATATAAACCCAGTGCCGGTAGTTAACGCAAAGGGGGAGCTAAGCGGTATTGTAAGTCGCTCTGATATAATCCGTTTGATGGCGCTCGAAGAAGAATCTGGTACGAAAGAGTAA